One segment of Procambarus clarkii isolate CNS0578487 chromosome 1, FALCON_Pclarkii_2.0, whole genome shotgun sequence DNA contains the following:
- the LOC123772849 gene encoding uncharacterized protein isoform X2: MSSRALGRGHRGGGIRGGYGPRGGGLWTAHRGGHRGGRPDFYQPNHEGRSPRPFHRQHDPEKLLASLGPDAQLALTTAIINSVLKTSEEKESRGFRDDRDMSYRHQRDTRREGRGGYYREEMRLRRQYAEPRRYEPRWYNEEGRGHHYEREKSSAGPPRYRYGNRTPGPSKRRPSPHGHPGPTYKRQRDDEFMEDEGPEENERSRDRERHGSISDEEHGRRDVESSSGGGNKETEGGPSGVQVTIRADGERAVNSEGHVRRVAGRLFVELRCPHCPNQKSITFKEYKMHLVSDHHKSQLNRLARKHSVVLRKIRIQQRQEQKEIEAKWREENEEFKTAVSRFCGTCKLAFKCQGSNTSDGISYHNRSKLHRMQRHYLHPRCGLCRITFPSRMVYEHHIASINHLRVRTATIDNQGGSHQTDDHAQEDEGDDLDLANFMTLDSVGEDDDEVGSEHEEITGGLDAAEAAEKAATGEDEDDLEEGHVQRKRGGRGASKSGLRELGDKSKGRRNRGRDDDDDDDDVPLESDWEKEQPEDEEEEGHKPLGTEYVRRIEAYFCSLCFKIIRADSSLGSRAVQRHCRSFNHLSHYWDHHPASHQGEEGEGEGEGEGEGEGEGEGEGEGEGEGEGEGEGEGEGEGDGELEEDPDQDKLWEEVDKGLTALQGEILTEIEGEDATEDPNKGEKVNGMEEKEEEDVEKDCAKTSKEDVQDTKKDNTATKLPDDETVNKSQDSTLEKEALDEVGDDFTDE; this comes from the exons GATCCTGAGAAACTCTTGGCTTCATTGGGGCCTGATGCACAGCTGGCTCTTACAACAGCAATTATAAATTCTGTGCTGAAGACTTCA GAAGAAAAAGAGAGCCGTGGATTTCGGGACGACCGTGACATGAGTTATCGCCACCAGAGAGATACAAGACGTGAAGGTCGAGGAGGTTATTACAGG GAGGAGATGCGACTGCGCAGACAATATGCTGAGCCCCGCAGATATGAACCAAGGTGGTACAACGAGGAGGGGCGGGGCCATCACTATGAACGAGAGAAATCCTCTGCTGGCCCCCCTCGCTACCGTTATGGCAACAGAACCCCTGGCCCATCCAAGAGGCGGCCCTCTCCCCATGGCCACCCTGGGCCCACATACAAGCGACAGAG AGATGATGAATTTATGGAAGACGAAGGCCCGGAAGAAAATGAAAGATCACGTGACCGAGAGCGGCATGGTTCCATATCCGATGAAGAGCATGGTAGACGGGATGTCGAGAGCAGCAGCGGAGGAGGAAATAAGGAAACTGAAGGTGGTCCTAGTGGTGTTCAGGTGACAATTCGTGCTGATGGTGAACGAGCAGTCAACAGTGAGGGACATGTACGCCGAGTTGCTGGACGGCTCTTTGTTGAATTACGATGCCCTCATTGCCCAAACCAGAAGTCGATTACTTTTAAG GAATACAAGATGCATTTGGTGAGTGACCATCACAAATCGCAATTGAACAGACTAGCTCGGAAGCATTCAGTGGTACTTCGGAAAATACGGATCCAGCAAAGACAGGAACAGAAGGAAATTGAGGCTAAATGGAGAGAAGAAAATGAGGAATTTAAAACTGCTGTCTCAAG ATTCTGTGGCACATGCAAGCTGGCCTTTAAATGCCAGGGCAGTAATACCAGCGATGGCATCAGTTATCACAACCGTAGCAAGCTACACAGG ATGCAGCGCCACTACCTCCATCCAAGATGTGGTCTCTGCCGCATTACCTTTCCCAGTCGTATGGTATACGAGCATCATATTGCTTCAATAAACCATTTAAGG GTAAGGACGGCCACAATTGACAACCAGGGCGGCAGTCACCAGACTGATGATCACGCTCAAGAGGACGAGGGTGATGATCTAGACCTGGCTAATTTTATGACTCTTGATTCAGTTGGAGAAGATG ATGATGAGGTTGGCTCTGAGCATGAAGAAATAACTGGAGGCCTAGATGCTGCAGAGGCAGCAGAGAAGGCGGCAACTGGAGAGGACGAAGACGATTTAGAAGAGGGCCATGTCCAGAGAAAGAGAGGTGGCCGCGGTGCTTCAAAAAGTGGCTTACGAGAGCTGGGTGACAAATCAAAAGGAAGACGAAACAGAGggcgtgatgatgatgatgacgatgatgatgtTCCGTTGGAGAGTGATTGGGAGAAAGAGCAACCCgaggatgaagaagaagaaggccATAAGCCACTTG GAACAGAGTATGTACGCCGCATTGAAGCTTACTTCTGTAGCCTCTGTTTTAAAATTATTCGTGCGGATTCTTCTTTGGGTTCACGAGCTGTTCAGCGCCACTGTCGATCATTCAATCACCTCTCTCATTATTGGGACCATCATCCAGCATCACACCAG GGAGAAGAGGGCGAGGGTGAGGGCGAAGGCGAAGGTGAGGGCGAAGGCGAGGGTGAGGGCGAAGGCGAGGGTGAGGGCGAAGGCGAAGGCGAGGGTGAGGGCGAGGGCGAGGGTGAAGGTGACGGTGAACTTGAGGAAGACCCGGACCAGGACAAACTCTGGGAAGAAGTTGATAAGGGCCTTACTGCTCTTCAGG GTGAAATCCTCACGGAAATAGAGGGTGAGGATGCTACAGAAGATCCAAACAAAGGGGAGAAAGTCAATGGGatggaggaaaaggaggaggaggatgtggagaAGGATTGTGCCAAGACAAGTAAGGAAGATGTGCAAGATACTAAAAAAGATAACACAGCTACTAAG TTGCCTGATGATGAAACGGTAAACAAAAGTCAAGACTCCACTTTGGAAAAAGAAGCTCTAGATGAAGTTGGGGATGACTTTACTGATGAATGA
- the LOC123772849 gene encoding RNA polymerase-associated protein LEO1 isoform X1, whose product MSSRALGRGHRGGGIRGGYGPRGGGLWTAHRGGHRGGRPDFYQPNHEGRSPRPFHRQHDPEKLLASLGPDAQLALTTAIINSVLKTSEEKESRGFRDDRDMSYRHQRDTRREGRGGYYREEMRLRRQYAEPRRYEPRWYNEEGRGHHYEREKSSAGPPRYRYGNRTPGPSKRRPSPHGHPGPTYKRQRMERFETDEGEIAHHRDDEFMEDEGPEENERSRDRERHGSISDEEHGRRDVESSSGGGNKETEGGPSGVQVTIRADGERAVNSEGHVRRVAGRLFVELRCPHCPNQKSITFKEYKMHLVSDHHKSQLNRLARKHSVVLRKIRIQQRQEQKEIEAKWREENEEFKTAVSRFCGTCKLAFKCQGSNTSDGISYHNRSKLHRMQRHYLHPRCGLCRITFPSRMVYEHHIASINHLRVRTATIDNQGGSHQTDDHAQEDEGDDLDLANFMTLDSVGEDDDEVGSEHEEITGGLDAAEAAEKAATGEDEDDLEEGHVQRKRGGRGASKSGLRELGDKSKGRRNRGRDDDDDDDDVPLESDWEKEQPEDEEEEGHKPLGTEYVRRIEAYFCSLCFKIIRADSSLGSRAVQRHCRSFNHLSHYWDHHPASHQGEEGEGEGEGEGEGEGEGEGEGEGEGEGEGEGEGEGEGEGDGELEEDPDQDKLWEEVDKGLTALQGEILTEIEGEDATEDPNKGEKVNGMEEKEEEDVEKDCAKTSKEDVQDTKKDNTATKLPDDETVNKSQDSTLEKEALDEVGDDFTDE is encoded by the exons GATCCTGAGAAACTCTTGGCTTCATTGGGGCCTGATGCACAGCTGGCTCTTACAACAGCAATTATAAATTCTGTGCTGAAGACTTCA GAAGAAAAAGAGAGCCGTGGATTTCGGGACGACCGTGACATGAGTTATCGCCACCAGAGAGATACAAGACGTGAAGGTCGAGGAGGTTATTACAGG GAGGAGATGCGACTGCGCAGACAATATGCTGAGCCCCGCAGATATGAACCAAGGTGGTACAACGAGGAGGGGCGGGGCCATCACTATGAACGAGAGAAATCCTCTGCTGGCCCCCCTCGCTACCGTTATGGCAACAGAACCCCTGGCCCATCCAAGAGGCGGCCCTCTCCCCATGGCCACCCTGGGCCCACATACAAGCGACAGAG AATGGAGAGGTTTGAGACAGATGAAGGTGAAATTGCACATCACAGAGATGATGAATTTATGGAAGACGAAGGCCCGGAAGAAAATGAAAGATCACGTGACCGAGAGCGGCATGGTTCCATATCCGATGAAGAGCATGGTAGACGGGATGTCGAGAGCAGCAGCGGAGGAGGAAATAAGGAAACTGAAGGTGGTCCTAGTGGTGTTCAGGTGACAATTCGTGCTGATGGTGAACGAGCAGTCAACAGTGAGGGACATGTACGCCGAGTTGCTGGACGGCTCTTTGTTGAATTACGATGCCCTCATTGCCCAAACCAGAAGTCGATTACTTTTAAG GAATACAAGATGCATTTGGTGAGTGACCATCACAAATCGCAATTGAACAGACTAGCTCGGAAGCATTCAGTGGTACTTCGGAAAATACGGATCCAGCAAAGACAGGAACAGAAGGAAATTGAGGCTAAATGGAGAGAAGAAAATGAGGAATTTAAAACTGCTGTCTCAAG ATTCTGTGGCACATGCAAGCTGGCCTTTAAATGCCAGGGCAGTAATACCAGCGATGGCATCAGTTATCACAACCGTAGCAAGCTACACAGG ATGCAGCGCCACTACCTCCATCCAAGATGTGGTCTCTGCCGCATTACCTTTCCCAGTCGTATGGTATACGAGCATCATATTGCTTCAATAAACCATTTAAGG GTAAGGACGGCCACAATTGACAACCAGGGCGGCAGTCACCAGACTGATGATCACGCTCAAGAGGACGAGGGTGATGATCTAGACCTGGCTAATTTTATGACTCTTGATTCAGTTGGAGAAGATG ATGATGAGGTTGGCTCTGAGCATGAAGAAATAACTGGAGGCCTAGATGCTGCAGAGGCAGCAGAGAAGGCGGCAACTGGAGAGGACGAAGACGATTTAGAAGAGGGCCATGTCCAGAGAAAGAGAGGTGGCCGCGGTGCTTCAAAAAGTGGCTTACGAGAGCTGGGTGACAAATCAAAAGGAAGACGAAACAGAGggcgtgatgatgatgatgacgatgatgatgtTCCGTTGGAGAGTGATTGGGAGAAAGAGCAACCCgaggatgaagaagaagaaggccATAAGCCACTTG GAACAGAGTATGTACGCCGCATTGAAGCTTACTTCTGTAGCCTCTGTTTTAAAATTATTCGTGCGGATTCTTCTTTGGGTTCACGAGCTGTTCAGCGCCACTGTCGATCATTCAATCACCTCTCTCATTATTGGGACCATCATCCAGCATCACACCAG GGAGAAGAGGGCGAGGGTGAGGGCGAAGGCGAAGGTGAGGGCGAAGGCGAGGGTGAGGGCGAAGGCGAGGGTGAGGGCGAAGGCGAAGGCGAGGGTGAGGGCGAGGGCGAGGGTGAAGGTGACGGTGAACTTGAGGAAGACCCGGACCAGGACAAACTCTGGGAAGAAGTTGATAAGGGCCTTACTGCTCTTCAGG GTGAAATCCTCACGGAAATAGAGGGTGAGGATGCTACAGAAGATCCAAACAAAGGGGAGAAAGTCAATGGGatggaggaaaaggaggaggaggatgtggagaAGGATTGTGCCAAGACAAGTAAGGAAGATGTGCAAGATACTAAAAAAGATAACACAGCTACTAAG TTGCCTGATGATGAAACGGTAAACAAAAGTCAAGACTCCACTTTGGAAAAAGAAGCTCTAGATGAAGTTGGGGATGACTTTACTGATGAATGA